One stretch of Hemitrygon akajei chromosome 18, sHemAka1.3, whole genome shotgun sequence DNA includes these proteins:
- the stac3 gene encoding SH3 and cysteine-rich domain-containing protein 3 isoform X3: protein MTEKEALNDSSAPQKEEQPGSPIQKLKSLFQKKQKETSKEEILPQQPNGEIVNTGGGVVYYYYEEDEDEEDEEDKEEFPPPEPPRPVNDKPHKFKDHYFKKPKFCDVCARMIVLNNKFGLRCKNCKTNIHHHCQSYVEFQRCFGKIPPGFRRAYSSPLYSNQQFACIKELLPFSVANRSDPVYETLRTGVVMANRERKKNSEDKKHMHRGEYTNRLQQHPVWRGHCAGSDKTAEGCELCQLQGTRPSTAEGIVKKRCLKNAASIIKDPYYSGCALLLPPSRRRSRNLKTHTQHFRNSFFPSAIGFLNRQ from the exons ATGACGGAGAAAGAGGCTCTGAATGATTCCAGTGCTCCACAGAAGGAGGAACAGCCTGGATCTCCG ATCCAGAAGCTGAAGTCACTTTTTCAGAAGAAACAGAAAGAAACCAGCAAAGAGGAAATCCTCCCGCAGCAGCCAAATGGCGAGATTGTGAACACAGGGGGAGGGGTGGTCTATTATTACTATGAGGAGGACGAAGACGAGGAGGACGAAGAGGACAAGGAGGAATTCCCCCCACCAGAACCTCCCAGGCCTGTTAATGACAAACCCCATAAGTTCAAAGACCATTACTTCAAGAAGCCAAAGTTCTGTGATGTGTGCGCACGCATGATTGTCC TAAATAACAAGTTTGGCTTGAGATGCAAGAATTGCAAAACCAACATCCACCATCACTGCCAGTCTTATGTGGAGTTCCAGAGATGTTTCGGCAAGATT CCCCCGGGTTTCCGCCGAGCATACAGCTCTCCTCTCTACAGTAACCAGCAGTTCGCCTGTATCAAGGAGCTCTTGCCCTTCT CTGTGGCAAATCGGTCGGACCCCGTCTATGAGACCCTCAGGACAGGAGTCGTGATGGCGAACCGTGAGAGGAAGAAAAACTCCGAGGACAAAAAGCAT atgcaccgtggAGAATATACCAACAGGTTGCAACAACAtccggtatggaggggccactgcgcaggatcagataaaactgcagaaggttgtgaactctgccagctccagGGCACGAGGCCTTCCACTGCTGAGGGCATCGTCAAGAAGCGCTGCCTCAAGAacgcggcatccatcattaaggacccctattactcaggatgtgccctcttattaccaccatcaaggagaaggtccaggaacctgaagacacacactcaacattttaggaacagcttcttcccctctgccatcggatttctgaacagacaatga